In Citrobacter sp. RHB25-C09, the following proteins share a genomic window:
- the coaD gene encoding pantetheine-phosphate adenylyltransferase, protein MQKRAIYPGTFDPLTNGHIDIITRATRMFDHVILAIAASPSKKPMFTLEERVALAQQATAHLPGVEVLGFSDLMANFAHEQKANILIRGLRAVADFEYEMQLAHMNRHLMPELESVFLMPSKEWSFISSSLVKEVARHGGEVAHFLPENIHQALLDKLK, encoded by the coding sequence ATGCAAAAACGGGCGATTTATCCAGGTACTTTTGATCCGTTGACGAACGGCCATATCGACATCATCACTCGTGCCACACGGATGTTTGACCATGTCATTCTGGCCATTGCTGCAAGTCCCAGTAAAAAACCGATGTTCACGCTAGAAGAACGTGTCGCGCTGGCGCAGCAGGCAACCGCACATCTTCCTGGCGTTGAAGTGTTAGGATTTAGCGATTTGATGGCGAACTTTGCCCATGAGCAGAAAGCCAATATTCTTATCCGTGGTTTGCGCGCCGTTGCTGACTTTGAATATGAGATGCAACTGGCCCATATGAACCGTCATCTCATGCCCGAGCTCGAAAGCGTGTTTCTGATGCCGTCCAAAGAGTGGTCGTTCATCTCTTCTTCATTGGTGAAAGAAGTGGCGCGTCATGGCGGTGAAGTCGCCCATTTCCTGCCCGAGAATATTCACCAGGCGTTACTGGACAAGCTGAAGTAA
- the waaA gene encoding lipid IV(A) 3-deoxy-D-manno-octulosonic acid transferase produces the protein MLELLYTALLYLIQPLIWIRLWVRGRKAPAYRKRWGERYGFYRRPLKPGGIMLHSVSVGETLAAIPLVRALRHRYPDLPITVTTMTPTGSERVQSAFGSDVQHVYLPYDLPDALARFLKKVDPKLVLIMETELWPNLIAALHKRHIPLVIANARLSARSAEGYTKLGKFVRRLLRRITLIAAQNEEDGQRFIKLGAKNNQVTVTGSLKFDISVTPQLAAKAVTLRRQWAPHRPVWIATSTHEGEESIVIAAHQILLHQFPNLLLILVPRHPERFPDAINLVREAGLSYTTRSSGEVPSASTQVVVGDTMGELMLLYGIADLAFVGGSLVERGGHNPLEAAAHAIPVLMGPHTLNFKDICARLEQASGLITVTDAASLAKEVSSLLTDADYRNFYGRHAVEVLYQNQGALQRLLQLLEPYLPPKTH, from the coding sequence ATGCTCGAATTGCTTTACACCGCTCTTCTCTACCTTATTCAGCCCTTGATCTGGATACGGCTCTGGGTGCGCGGACGTAAGGCCCCGGCCTACCGTAAACGCTGGGGCGAACGCTACGGCTTCTATCGCCGTCCCCTGAAGCCTGGCGGGATCATGCTTCATTCCGTCTCTGTTGGTGAAACATTAGCAGCTATCCCGTTAGTTCGCGCCCTGCGGCACCGTTATCCCGATCTGCCGATCACCGTCACCACGATGACGCCGACGGGTTCCGAGCGTGTCCAGTCCGCCTTCGGCAGCGATGTCCAGCACGTTTATCTTCCCTATGACTTACCCGATGCGCTGGCGCGCTTCCTGAAGAAGGTCGACCCTAAGCTGGTACTGATCATGGAAACGGAGTTGTGGCCGAATCTGATTGCCGCGCTGCACAAACGACATATTCCGTTGGTGATCGCCAATGCCCGCCTTTCTGCGCGTTCTGCTGAAGGTTATACGAAACTGGGTAAATTTGTTCGCCGCCTTCTGCGCCGCATTACGCTCATCGCCGCACAAAATGAAGAAGATGGACAACGCTTCATCAAGCTGGGTGCAAAGAATAATCAGGTGACCGTCACTGGCAGCCTCAAGTTCGATATTTCCGTCACGCCGCAGCTCGCCGCGAAGGCTGTCACGCTCCGCCGCCAATGGGCACCGCATCGCCCAGTGTGGATCGCCACCAGCACGCACGAAGGCGAAGAAAGCATCGTCATTGCCGCTCATCAGATTTTATTACATCAGTTTCCTAATCTTCTGCTCATCCTTGTGCCGCGTCATCCTGAGCGCTTCCCGGATGCCATAAATCTCGTGCGTGAGGCTGGCTTAAGCTATACCACTCGCTCATCAGGCGAGGTGCCCTCTGCCAGCACCCAGGTTGTCGTTGGCGATACAATGGGCGAACTGATGCTGCTGTACGGAATTGCAGATCTCGCTTTTGTTGGTGGATCGTTGGTTGAACGTGGGGGGCATAACCCACTGGAAGCCGCCGCACACGCCATCCCCGTATTGATGGGTCCGCACACGTTAAACTTCAAAGATATTTGTGCCCGCCTGGAACAGGCCAGCGGTTTGATTACCGTCACCGATGCGGCCAGCCTTGCCAAAGAGGTTTCCTCTTTACTGACCGATGCTGATTATCGTAACTTCTATGGTCGTCACGCAGTTGAAGTTCTGTATCAAAACCAGGGCGCGCTTCAGCGTTTACTGCAACTGCTGGAACCTTATCTGCCACCGAAAACGCATTGA
- a CDS encoding glycosyltransferase family 4 protein, which produces MIVAFCLYKYFPFGGLQRDFMRIAQTVAARGHQVRVYTQSWDGECPDVFELIRVPVKSRTNHGRNAEYYAWVQAHLREHPVDRVVGFNKMPGLDVYYAADVCYAEKVAQEKGFFYRLTSRYRHYAAFERATFEQGKATQLLMLTDKQIADFQKHYQTEADRFHILPPGIYPDRKYSEQIPNARDVYRRKNGITEQQHLLLQVGSDFTRKGVDRSIEALASLPASLRHNTLLYIVGQDKPRKFEALAEKRGVRGNVHFFSGRNDVAELMAAADLLLHPAYQEAAGIVLLEAITAGLPVITTAVCGYAHYIADANCGMTIAEPFRQETLNDILRKALTQPPLRTAWAENARHYADTQDLYTLPEKAADIIIGGLDG; this is translated from the coding sequence ATGATTGTTGCTTTTTGCTTGTATAAGTATTTTCCGTTCGGTGGATTACAGCGTGACTTTATGCGGATTGCGCAAACCGTTGCTGCGCGTGGCCATCAGGTTCGTGTCTATACACAATCCTGGGATGGCGAGTGTCCTGATGTTTTTGAACTCATCCGCGTACCGGTGAAATCGCGAACAAACCATGGGCGTAATGCTGAATATTATGCCTGGGTGCAGGCGCATTTGCGTGAACACCCGGTAGATCGCGTGGTCGGTTTTAATAAAATGCCGGGGCTGGATGTTTATTATGCCGCCGACGTCTGTTACGCCGAGAAGGTCGCCCAGGAAAAAGGTTTTTTTTACCGACTGACATCGCGTTATCGTCATTATGCTGCGTTTGAACGGGCAACATTTGAGCAAGGAAAAGCAACCCAGTTGCTCATGTTGACGGATAAGCAGATTGCTGACTTTCAGAAACATTATCAGACTGAGGCGGATCGTTTTCATATTCTGCCGCCAGGGATTTATCCTGATCGAAAATATAGCGAGCAAATTCCCAACGCCCGCGACGTATACCGTCGGAAGAATGGCATCACGGAGCAGCAACACTTATTGTTGCAGGTAGGCTCGGACTTTACCCGCAAGGGGGTGGATCGATCCATTGAAGCGTTGGCTTCATTACCGGCATCATTACGACATAACACACTCTTGTATATTGTTGGTCAGGATAAACCGCGAAAGTTCGAAGCGCTGGCGGAAAAGCGTGGCGTAAGGGGTAATGTGCATTTCTTTTCAGGAAGGAATGACGTTGCGGAATTAATGGCCGCCGCGGATTTATTGTTGCATCCGGCCTATCAGGAAGCCGCGGGTATCGTTTTACTTGAGGCAATTACCGCCGGCTTGCCTGTCATCACGACTGCAGTATGTGGTTATGCGCATTACATTGCCGATGCTAATTGCGGCATGACAATCGCAGAGCCTTTTCGCCAGGAAACGTTGAACGACATTTTACGTAAAGCATTAACGCAACCACCGTTGCGCACTGCATGGGCGGAAAACGCGAGACATTATGCAGATACGCAAGATTTGTACACTCTGCCGGAGAAGGCAGCGGATATTATTATTGGTGGTCTTGATGGATAA
- the rfaY gene encoding lipopolysaccharide core heptose(II) kinase RfaY — translation MIAYTRYRGFSFYFKDNDEKYKKIFDEVLSYNFKTVKVLRNIDDTKVSLIDTQYGRYVFKVFAPKTKRNERFFKSFVKGDYYKSLILETDRVRNAGLTFPNDFYFLAERKIFNYASVFIMLIEYVEGVELNDMPAVPEEVKKEIKSSMERLHALNMLSGDPHRGNFIVSDNGVRIIDLSGKSCNAERKARDRIAMERHLGIPNEIKDFGYYSVIYKAKLRKFIKKIKGKA, via the coding sequence ATGATTGCATATACGCGATATCGGGGTTTTTCATTTTACTTCAAAGATAATGATGAAAAATATAAAAAGATCTTTGATGAAGTTCTCTCCTACAATTTTAAAACAGTAAAAGTATTAAGAAATATTGACGATACCAAAGTATCTTTAATTGATACCCAATATGGTCGGTATGTGTTTAAAGTTTTTGCTCCCAAAACGAAAAGGAATGAGCGTTTCTTTAAATCCTTCGTTAAAGGGGATTACTATAAGAGCCTCATCCTTGAAACGGATCGGGTACGCAATGCGGGATTGACATTTCCTAATGATTTTTATTTTCTGGCAGAGCGCAAAATTTTCAATTATGCCAGCGTATTCATTATGCTGATTGAGTATGTCGAGGGTGTTGAACTTAACGATATGCCTGCGGTTCCAGAAGAAGTTAAAAAAGAAATAAAATCGTCAATGGAACGGTTGCATGCATTAAATATGCTATCTGGCGATCCTCATCGTGGCAATTTTATTGTCAGTGATAATGGTGTCCGCATTATTGATCTTTCCGGAAAAAGCTGTAATGCCGAGAGGAAAGCGCGTGACCGTATTGCGATGGAAAGACATTTAGGGATTCCTAATGAAATTAAAGATTTCGGGTACTATTCTGTAATATATAAAGCTAAATTACGTAAATTTATCAAAAAAATTAAAGGTAAGGCGTAA
- the waaZ gene encoding 3-deoxy-D-manno-oct-2-ulosonate III transferase WaaZ, which yields MESVDFLYLKQGDVENIINNKSSSDVIIFLSGKSSHDTPLNILRNNDTIAVNGSATYLINNDIVPFIYLVTDKKFYQAKPDEFWNSIDKSKYSIISFDLYNKAKSEDKEVLRRKCLILKDVYTNQFGGPLEIVKYFFKSEKSPDIKIHIPLFWRSRKVGFSCDIVKGYCPCHTVAFGAMQIAYSLKYRRIICSGLDMNESTGRFYENPESKEKNALPCRLDYDFKKVMAYFIFMQKNVDIKVFNMSTHTRVPYEVIPFISPSELG from the coding sequence ATGGAAAGCGTAGACTTCCTTTACCTTAAACAAGGTGATGTTGAGAACATAATAAACAATAAGTCCAGCAGCGATGTTATTATTTTTCTGTCTGGTAAAAGTTCTCACGATACTCCCCTTAATATTCTGCGTAACAACGATACGATCGCCGTCAATGGTTCAGCGACGTATCTCATTAATAATGATATTGTTCCCTTTATTTATCTGGTAACAGATAAGAAATTTTATCAGGCAAAACCAGATGAGTTTTGGAACAGCATTGATAAAAGCAAATATTCCATCATTAGCTTTGATCTATATAATAAAGCGAAGAGTGAAGACAAAGAAGTATTGCGCAGGAAATGTTTGATTTTAAAAGACGTATATACCAACCAGTTTGGTGGACCGTTAGAGATAGTAAAGTATTTTTTTAAGTCCGAAAAATCACCGGATATAAAAATCCATATTCCACTTTTTTGGCGAAGCCGAAAAGTAGGTTTTTCGTGTGATATCGTCAAAGGTTACTGTCCATGCCATACTGTAGCCTTTGGTGCTATGCAAATCGCCTATAGTTTAAAGTATAGAAGAATCATTTGCTCTGGTCTGGATATGAATGAATCCACAGGGCGTTTTTACGAAAACCCTGAAAGCAAAGAAAAGAATGCTCTTCCATGCAGGCTGGATTACGACTTCAAAAAAGTGATGGCATATTTTATTTTTATGCAGAAAAATGTTGATATTAAAGTATTTAATATGTCGACTCACACTCGCGTTCCTTATGAAGTGATACCTTTTATATCACCAAGCGAACTTGGCTAA
- the rfaQ gene encoding lipopolysaccharide core heptosyltransferase RfaQ, which yields MLKKPKKILIIKLKFQGDVLLTTPVINTLKQHYPDSAIDMLVYNSTKQIISENDKVNNIYGMEDRKSTILKKIQNSYSLIKEFRKNKYDIIINLSSQIGLGLFLRMIPAGLKIGFNYGRRNSRYWVNSYDKTLDDAGEHIVEQNLSILTLLGINDVVPMTSMPYDNRHWLTLSSKMKEQGISERYVVIQPTARQEFKCWDEEKFSQVIDYLNAKGMDVILTSGPGKEDAEVISKIAENCQHPPVTCFAGKTSFPELAALIDHAQLFIGVDSAPGHIAAAVDTPVVSLFGATKYKFWHPWSDKLELIWAGNYQTMPERKSLDRNARYMSCIPAEDVISAAERVLEKYPAKKHSVD from the coding sequence ATGCTAAAAAAACCAAAAAAGATACTTATCATTAAGCTCAAATTTCAAGGTGATGTTTTGCTCACAACGCCCGTAATTAATACGTTGAAGCAACACTATCCTGATTCTGCTATTGATATGTTAGTTTATAATTCAACAAAGCAAATTATAAGCGAAAATGATAAAGTAAATAATATCTATGGTATGGAGGACAGAAAGTCAACCATACTGAAAAAAATTCAGAACAGTTATTCTTTGATCAAAGAATTTCGTAAGAATAAATATGATATTATTATTAATCTGTCAAGCCAGATTGGTCTTGGGTTATTCTTACGCATGATTCCTGCGGGTTTAAAAATAGGATTTAACTATGGTCGACGTAACTCGCGATACTGGGTCAATTCCTACGATAAAACCCTGGATGATGCCGGTGAACATATTGTCGAGCAAAATCTTTCAATTTTAACCCTTTTGGGGATTAACGATGTGGTTCCGATGACATCGATGCCTTATGACAATCGTCACTGGCTAACCTTATCCTCAAAGATGAAAGAGCAAGGTATATCAGAGCGATATGTAGTTATTCAGCCTACAGCCAGACAAGAATTTAAATGCTGGGATGAAGAAAAATTCTCACAGGTTATCGACTATTTGAATGCTAAAGGTATGGATGTCATTCTGACATCGGGGCCTGGGAAGGAAGATGCTGAGGTAATAAGTAAAATCGCTGAAAACTGCCAGCATCCTCCGGTGACCTGCTTTGCAGGAAAAACGTCTTTTCCTGAGCTTGCAGCCTTGATTGATCACGCCCAATTGTTTATTGGCGTTGATTCAGCGCCAGGACACATTGCGGCCGCCGTGGATACGCCAGTGGTCAGTCTTTTTGGCGCAACAAAATATAAGTTTTGGCACCCCTGGTCGGATAAGCTAGAGCTCATTTGGGCTGGCAACTATCAGACTATGCCAGAAAGGAAGTCGTTGGATCGTAATGCCCGATATATGTCTTGTATCCCCGCTGAGGATGTTATTTCTGCTGCAGAACGTGTTCTGGAAAAATACCCTGCCAAAAAGCATAGTGTGGATTAA
- the rfaP gene encoding lipopolysaccharide core heptose(I) kinase RfaP, producing MVELKEPFLSLWKGKDPFHEIELLSGKVFRALETRKTFRFEVNQTGYFIKIHYGTTLKEVLKNLLSFRLPVLGADREWKAIHKLSDAGVDTMHGVAFGMKGLNPLKITSFIITEELANTISLEDYCGPWKQHKPEFNEKRKIIRRLAEMVRDMHIAGVNHRDCYLCHFLLHLPYEHTHHIPKLSVIDLHRAQIRSRVPLRWRNKDLIGLYFSSLDVGLTRNDICYFLKIYFNNSLRSILAEEQDLLQTAKNKAEKIKKRTERKGL from the coding sequence ATGGTTGAGTTAAAGGAACCCTTCCTTTCCCTCTGGAAAGGTAAAGATCCATTTCATGAGATTGAATTGCTTTCAGGTAAAGTTTTCCGAGCGCTTGAAACACGCAAAACATTCCGCTTTGAAGTGAACCAGACGGGATATTTTATTAAAATTCATTATGGCACCACGCTAAAAGAAGTATTGAAAAATCTTCTTTCATTCCGACTACCTGTTCTTGGAGCCGATCGTGAGTGGAAGGCGATTCATAAATTAAGTGATGCCGGTGTGGATACCATGCATGGTGTGGCTTTTGGGATGAAAGGCTTAAACCCCCTGAAAATCACGTCATTCATTATTACTGAAGAGCTTGCTAATACCATTAGTCTGGAAGATTATTGTGGCCCGTGGAAGCAGCATAAGCCTGAGTTTAATGAGAAACGAAAAATCATTCGTCGATTAGCTGAGATGGTCAGAGATATGCATATCGCTGGGGTGAATCATCGCGATTGCTATTTATGTCACTTTCTTCTGCATCTGCCTTATGAACATACCCATCACATCCCTAAGTTATCCGTTATCGATTTGCATCGTGCACAAATTCGAAGCCGTGTCCCTCTCCGTTGGAGAAATAAAGATTTAATTGGTTTGTATTTTTCATCATTGGATGTAGGGCTAACGCGAAATGATATCTGTTATTTCTTGAAAATCTATTTCAACAATTCATTACGTAGTATTCTCGCCGAAGAACAGGATCTTTTGCAAACCGCGAAAAATAAAGCAGAGAAAATTAAAAAACGAACAGAGCGTAAAGGGCTATAA
- a CDS encoding glycosyltransferase family 8 protein, with amino-acid sequence MKNKTPINVVFCSDGNYIEYLATALTSVYLNNIQENIKFHVFSYDIDDDKLDKLKETSADITVYRLDADELAGFDNQSSLAHINKSTYIRLLVPRLLPVDVEYFVYLDVDVLCFSSLSELRDIDISGRICAVVSDNSDEINHKNNLRLGVDGDKYFNAGFMYVNKQRWLDNDIEFKTQNILSERKGALKYLDQDALNLALRDQVVFIDKKWNFLYTLLSEDKKESFLYNAEKLPVIMHFTGGRKPWYVEHTGAAQYLYLFYRNFTAWRLTPLRSYKERMRPTDYRVYARQAFRKGKLLDALKFYIGYLQKKCK; translated from the coding sequence ATGAAAAATAAAACGCCGATAAATGTCGTTTTTTGTTCTGATGGCAATTACATTGAGTATTTAGCCACAGCGTTAACATCAGTATATTTAAATAATATACAAGAAAACATAAAGTTCCATGTTTTCAGCTATGATATTGATGATGATAAACTGGATAAACTTAAAGAAACCAGTGCAGATATCACAGTATACCGTCTGGATGCTGATGAATTAGCTGGGTTTGATAACCAGTCATCCTTGGCTCATATCAATAAATCCACATATATTCGTTTATTAGTGCCTAGGCTCCTGCCAGTAGATGTGGAATATTTTGTTTACCTCGATGTTGATGTTCTCTGTTTTTCTTCGCTGTCTGAGTTAAGAGACATTGATATATCCGGTCGCATTTGTGCTGTCGTCAGTGATAACAGTGATGAAATTAATCACAAAAATAACCTGCGCTTAGGCGTAGATGGCGATAAATATTTCAACGCCGGGTTTATGTACGTCAACAAGCAACGCTGGTTGGATAATGATATTGAATTTAAAACACAAAATATCCTCAGTGAGCGTAAAGGTGCACTGAAATATCTCGACCAGGATGCCCTTAATTTAGCATTACGTGACCAGGTGGTGTTTATAGATAAGAAATGGAATTTTCTTTATACACTACTCAGTGAAGATAAAAAAGAAAGCTTTTTATACAATGCTGAAAAATTACCCGTGATTATGCATTTTACGGGTGGCCGTAAGCCTTGGTATGTTGAACACACAGGGGCTGCGCAGTATTTATATCTTTTTTACCGCAACTTTACTGCCTGGCGTTTGACGCCGCTAAGAAGCTATAAAGAAAGAATGCGACCCACCGACTATCGTGTGTATGCTCGCCAGGCATTCAGGAAAGGTAAACTTCTGGACGCGTTGAAATTCTATATTGGCTATTTGCAAAAAAAATGCAAGTAA
- a CDS encoding glycosyltransferase, with the protein MFGEQPILNQRSFSGGLINENESDCLHIAYGVNRSFLFGACISLTSVLTYNADIPLHFHIFSDYVDDDFALRLQKVAEQHNTKITLYLIDNNYFNKFPYTVRYSYAAYYRFLTCEYLQSYTDHVLYLDADIICKGSLRPFLNLDMGDNILAAVRDVDMMQKRAVNVFGFEPDTYFNTGMLYIDLKKWREDNILQSVIETFGNESLAPKLTFPDQDALNLLVKGKVLFMDRHYNNFYNFDDEPKIKNNVRYKEIITDNTVLIHFVGVTKPWFEWAQEYPAVKYFKDIYEASMWRDKPLFEASTLKQLKKKSVHEKYLGKRLDSYKTYLRYTWRKWTKK; encoded by the coding sequence ATGTTTGGCGAACAACCGATATTAAACCAGAGAAGCTTCTCTGGTGGCCTTATTAATGAGAACGAGAGTGATTGTTTACATATTGCCTATGGTGTAAATAGAAGTTTTTTGTTTGGCGCATGTATATCTCTCACTTCTGTACTGACTTATAACGCCGATATTCCATTACATTTTCACATATTTTCTGATTACGTTGACGACGACTTCGCACTCCGTTTGCAAAAAGTTGCCGAGCAGCATAATACAAAGATCACCTTATACCTGATAGATAACAATTATTTTAATAAATTCCCCTATACTGTTCGTTACTCTTATGCCGCTTATTATCGCTTTTTGACCTGTGAGTACCTACAATCGTATACAGATCACGTGCTTTATCTTGATGCGGATATTATCTGTAAAGGAAGCCTGCGCCCATTCCTTAATCTGGATATGGGGGATAATATTCTGGCTGCGGTTCGTGATGTGGATATGATGCAGAAGAGGGCAGTCAACGTTTTTGGTTTTGAGCCGGATACTTATTTCAATACCGGTATGCTTTACATCGACCTGAAGAAGTGGCGAGAAGATAATATACTACAAAGTGTCATTGAAACGTTTGGCAATGAATCGCTGGCCCCTAAACTGACCTTTCCTGACCAGGATGCGTTGAATCTTCTGGTAAAAGGGAAAGTGCTATTCATGGATCGTCATTATAACAACTTCTATAATTTTGATGACGAACCTAAAATCAAAAATAATGTTCGCTATAAAGAGATTATTACCGACAATACGGTACTGATACATTTTGTTGGCGTTACTAAACCCTGGTTCGAATGGGCACAAGAATATCCAGCAGTTAAGTACTTTAAGGATATCTACGAAGCATCCATGTGGCGTGATAAACCACTTTTTGAAGCCAGTACGTTAAAGCAACTCAAGAAAAAATCAGTACACGAAAAGTATCTTGGCAAGCGTCTTGATAGCTATAAAACTTACTTACGCTATACCTGGCGTAAATGGACAAAAAAATAA
- a CDS encoding glycosyltransferase, whose protein sequence is MMTAKLFLSIIIATRNNEHFIAEAITSVINKMPMDCELIIVNDGSTDDSDRIIREQIADHPQIIYYPQQQRGVSVARNEGIRLSRGEYVAFIDGDDALHHDFYDTIMPKVRTQQYDIIAFNWTRNFEEFSQPTSDEAHIPENPDYHTIMQRTFQASYWQVWSRVFRRSLIADDRFPEKLRYYEDVTFTPAQYLKSEKICVLDKTLYYYRVNSNSITENHCEEDVKDMFQALNSLITYTKTYEDKLDYLVPALINCYIELRKKTRKMHGYYKYTEEEVQIIEKLNATCSPCQIDKPRFKAFIKIRLYKIDIYVSKLKYHFLQKLR, encoded by the coding sequence ATGATGACAGCAAAATTGTTTCTTAGCATCATTATTGCCACACGCAATAATGAACATTTTATCGCTGAGGCAATAACTTCAGTGATTAATAAAATGCCAATGGATTGTGAGCTTATCATTGTCAATGACGGTTCCACTGACGATTCCGATCGAATCATTAGGGAACAGATTGCTGACCATCCGCAGATAATTTATTACCCGCAGCAACAGCGGGGAGTTTCTGTTGCACGTAATGAAGGCATAAGACTGAGCCGCGGTGAATACGTCGCTTTTATCGATGGTGATGACGCGTTGCACCATGACTTTTATGACACAATCATGCCAAAAGTCAGGACGCAGCAATATGACATCATTGCGTTTAACTGGACGCGCAACTTTGAAGAGTTTTCGCAACCGACCTCTGACGAAGCTCACATTCCGGAAAACCCCGATTATCATACTATCATGCAACGGACTTTTCAGGCCTCTTACTGGCAGGTCTGGAGTCGTGTTTTTCGTAGATCGCTGATAGCAGATGACCGTTTCCCGGAAAAACTTCGCTACTATGAGGATGTGACGTTTACGCCAGCTCAGTATCTGAAAAGTGAGAAAATCTGTGTGCTCGATAAAACGCTTTATTACTACCGAGTTAACAGTAACAGTATTACGGAAAATCACTGCGAAGAAGATGTGAAGGATATGTTCCAGGCCTTAAACAGCCTGATTACATATACGAAAACGTACGAGGATAAGCTGGATTATCTTGTCCCTGCACTGATTAATTGCTATATCGAATTAAGAAAGAAAACACGGAAGATGCACGGGTATTATAAATATACCGAAGAAGAAGTTCAAATTATAGAAAAACTAAATGCGACATGCTCGCCATGTCAAATTGATAAGCCACGATTTAAGGCATTCATAAAGATTAGACTTTATAAAATTGATATTTATGTTTCCAAACTCAAATATCATTTTTTGCAAAAGTTACGATAA
- a CDS encoding O-antigen ligase family protein, whose amino-acid sequence MITKTAQLSAIQKGGYWILCFGTLASLSALFILDVNAATKIFTLSSLVAVVMILTQWKEVLSQKAFLLLPGVVLLLGLSNLIWLDIFKPKHSDFSGTYRSYLYSGRIFISGAFIILAFHLAKISMRKTILYCSMALLAVCLIYAYLQQPTPRITLAFLLATTTGYATAILGVTVCGYLLNQQPKGFIFYFFAAFAITLFTLFLTETRAAILSFPVIIFIMLFMQFIKNTKTLMKITTIFFIVVIAVLFAMKDIVMSRANNLMQDVNSYQNNNSRTSVGARLAMFEVGILTAKYSIIGQSIESRASAIHAASVKDKKLNGAMVFANVHLHNEIVEALSLKGVSGVLLVIAFYLSLLWSAIRFRNITLFGITLSLLLFGLSDVLFYARDIPIVTTLCIAFSLLLNKKVHDDSKIVS is encoded by the coding sequence ATGATCACAAAGACAGCACAGTTGTCTGCAATTCAAAAAGGAGGATACTGGATTTTATGTTTTGGTACTCTTGCTTCTTTAAGTGCACTTTTTATTCTGGACGTTAATGCCGCGACCAAAATTTTCACGCTGAGCAGTCTTGTTGCAGTAGTCATGATCCTTACTCAATGGAAAGAAGTCCTTTCGCAGAAGGCATTCTTATTATTACCAGGCGTGGTGCTATTGTTAGGGCTATCAAATCTCATCTGGCTTGATATCTTTAAGCCCAAGCACAGTGATTTCTCCGGAACATATCGCTCCTATCTTTACTCAGGAAGGATATTTATTTCAGGCGCGTTCATCATATTGGCATTTCATCTTGCAAAAATAAGCATGCGCAAAACCATTCTTTATTGCTCGATGGCGCTCCTCGCGGTGTGCCTCATTTATGCGTATCTGCAACAACCGACGCCGCGCATCACGCTTGCGTTTTTGCTGGCTACAACTACAGGCTACGCGACAGCAATACTTGGGGTCACCGTTTGTGGCTACCTGCTTAATCAGCAGCCAAAAGGTTTTATCTTCTATTTCTTTGCGGCGTTTGCCATAACGTTATTTACGCTGTTCTTAACCGAAACTCGCGCGGCAATATTGTCGTTCCCGGTAATTATTTTCATCATGCTGTTTATGCAGTTTATTAAAAACACCAAAACATTGATGAAAATAACCACTATTTTCTTTATTGTCGTCATTGCGGTACTTTTCGCTATGAAAGACATAGTGATGAGCCGTGCAAATAATCTGATGCAGGATGTTAACAGCTATCAAAATAATAATAGCCGGACATCTGTGGGGGCACGACTCGCCATGTTCGAAGTGGGAATTCTCACCGCCAAATATTCAATTATTGGTCAATCAATCGAAAGTCGTGCCTCAGCGATTCACGCTGCGAGTGTTAAAGATAAAAAATTAAATGGTGCAATGGTATTCGCAAACGTTCATTTGCATAATGAAATAGTTGAAGCGCTATCCCTAAAAGGGGTTTCGGGAGTATTATTGGTTATTGCTTTTTACCTCTCTCTGCTGTGGAGTGCAATACGTTTTCGCAACATCACCTTATTCGGAATAACACTATCATTATTATTATTTGGGTTAAGTGATGTCTTATTTTATGCCCGAGACATTCCGATCGTCACAACCCTGTGTATTGCTTTTAGCCTATTATTAAATAAGAAAGTCCATGATGACAGCAAAATTGTTTCTTAG